One stretch of Cedecea neteri DNA includes these proteins:
- the malZ gene encoding maltodextrin glucosidase yields MLNAWHLPVAPFLQKREQSLTITLWLAGDDLPEKVVLRGEKDNEEISLAMTRQKHAPLEGVVAWKVTLDTSEGQPRRRYSFKLLWQDRQRWYTPQGLRKTPPARLEQFAFDTPDTGPDWVQDQVFYQIFPDRFARGSNRQPAQNNVYFHHAAGQDIVRREWDQPLTGEAGGSTFYGGDLDGISEKLPYLKKLGVTALYLNPIFTAPSVHKYDTQDYRQVDEQFGGNAAFLRLRENTRRQGMKLMLDGVFNHSGDTHAWFDRHQSSDRGACHNPQSPWRDWYSFSDEGFALDWLGYSSLPKLDYRSATLVDEIYRGEQSIVRHWLREPWGIDGWRLDVVHMLGEAGGAKNNLQHVGGITQAAKETKANAYVLGEHFGDARQWLQADTEDAAMNYRGFTFPLWGFLANTDISYEPQSIDAQACMAWMEEYRSGLSHQQQLRMFNQLDSHDTARFKSILGKDVARMPLAVIWLYAWPGVPCIYYGDEVGLDGNNDPFCRKPFPWNQRDQDVDLLALYQRLGKLRKQSRALRQGGCRVVYAEGDAVVFARVYQNERVLVAINRGEAITVTLPWDALLSGRAWTQLEGEAGLDNRELTLPAVSASVWRSL; encoded by the coding sequence ATGTTGAATGCCTGGCACCTTCCGGTGGCGCCGTTTCTTCAGAAGCGTGAGCAAAGCCTGACCATAACGCTGTGGCTGGCGGGAGATGACCTGCCGGAAAAAGTGGTTCTGCGCGGCGAAAAAGATAACGAAGAGATTTCCCTGGCCATGACGCGTCAGAAACACGCTCCCCTGGAGGGCGTTGTTGCCTGGAAGGTGACTCTTGATACCTCCGAAGGGCAGCCGCGCCGCCGCTACAGTTTTAAACTGCTCTGGCAGGACCGGCAGCGCTGGTATACGCCCCAGGGCCTGCGGAAAACGCCGCCGGCTCGCCTGGAACAGTTTGCTTTTGATACGCCTGATACCGGCCCTGACTGGGTGCAGGATCAGGTGTTTTATCAGATCTTCCCGGATCGTTTTGCACGAGGATCAAATCGCCAGCCGGCTCAGAACAACGTTTATTTTCATCATGCGGCAGGGCAGGACATCGTTCGGCGTGAATGGGACCAGCCGTTAACCGGGGAAGCGGGAGGATCGACCTTTTACGGGGGCGATCTCGACGGTATCAGCGAGAAGCTGCCGTACCTGAAAAAGCTTGGCGTGACGGCGCTTTATCTGAATCCTATTTTTACCGCGCCCAGCGTGCATAAGTACGACACTCAGGATTACCGGCAGGTGGACGAGCAGTTTGGCGGTAACGCCGCTTTCCTGCGGCTGCGGGAAAATACGCGCAGGCAGGGGATGAAGCTGATGCTGGACGGCGTCTTTAACCACAGCGGCGATACGCATGCCTGGTTTGACAGGCATCAGAGTAGCGACCGCGGCGCCTGCCACAATCCGCAGTCACCGTGGCGCGACTGGTACAGCTTCTCCGACGAGGGGTTTGCGCTGGACTGGCTGGGCTATTCAAGCCTGCCGAAGCTGGACTATCGCTCGGCTACGCTGGTGGATGAAATCTATCGCGGCGAGCAAAGTATTGTGCGGCACTGGCTGCGCGAGCCGTGGGGCATTGACGGCTGGCGTCTGGACGTTGTGCATATGCTGGGCGAAGCGGGCGGGGCGAAAAACAACCTGCAGCACGTCGGCGGCATTACCCAGGCAGCAAAAGAAACAAAAGCGAATGCTTACGTCCTGGGTGAACACTTCGGCGACGCCCGCCAGTGGCTGCAGGCTGATACCGAAGACGCCGCCATGAACTATCGCGGTTTTACTTTCCCGCTGTGGGGATTTTTGGCGAATACCGATATCTCTTACGAGCCGCAGAGCATTGACGCGCAGGCCTGCATGGCGTGGATGGAAGAGTATCGTTCGGGGCTTTCCCATCAGCAGCAACTGCGGATGTTTAACCAGCTCGACAGTCATGATACCGCCCGCTTTAAGTCGATTCTCGGCAAAGACGTTGCCCGGATGCCGCTGGCCGTTATCTGGCTGTACGCCTGGCCCGGCGTGCCCTGTATTTACTACGGTGATGAGGTGGGACTCGATGGTAACAACGATCCTTTCTGCCGCAAGCCATTCCCGTGGAATCAGCGGGATCAGGATGTAGACCTGCTGGCGCTCTATCAGCGTTTAGGCAAACTGCGTAAGCAAAGCCGGGCGTTACGCCAGGGCGGCTGCCGGGTTGTCTATGCCGAAGGCGATGCGGTGGTGTTTGCTCGCGTCTACCAGAATGAACGCGTATTGGTGGCGATTAACCGCGGCGAGGCGATTACCGTGACGCTGCCGTGGGATGCGCTGCTCAGCGGCAGGGCCTGGACGCAGCTCGAAGGCGAAGCCGGGCTTGATAACCGCGAATTGACGCTGCCGGCGGTTTCTGCCTCCGTGTGGCGGAGCCTGTAG
- the secD gene encoding protein translocase subunit SecD produces the protein MLNRYPLWKYIMLIVVLAIGLLYALPNLYGEDPAVQLTGVRGAAASEQTLIQVENTLKQEKITAKSVALEEGAILARFDSTDTQLRAREALMSVLGDNYVVALNLAPATPRWMSTIGANPMKLGLDLRGGVHFLMEVDMDTALGKLQEQNIDGLRSDLRDKGIAYTNVRKADNYGVDIVFRDAGSRDSARDYLSTRHRDLVFSNQGSNTLRAVMSDARLSEAREYAVQQNINILRNRVNQLGVAEPLVQRQGADRIVVELPGIQDTARAKEILGATATLEFRLVNTNVDASAAASGRVPGDSEVKPTREGQPVVLYKRVILTGDHITDSTSSMDEYNQPQVNISLDSAGGNIMSNFTKDNIGKPMATLFVEYKDSGKKDANGRSVLMKEEEVINVANIQSRLGNSFRITGISNPNEARQLSLLLRAGALIAPIQIVEERTIGPTLGLENIKQGLEACLAGLVVSIIFMLFFYKKFGLIATTALLANLVLIVGIMSLLPGATLTMPGIAGIVLTLAVAVDANVLINERIKEEISNGRTVQQAIDEGYKGAFSSIFDANITTLIKVIILYAVGTGAIKGFAITTGIGVATSMFTAIVGTRAIVNLLYGGKRINKLSI, from the coding sequence GTGTTAAACCGTTATCCTTTGTGGAAGTACATCATGCTGATCGTCGTGCTTGCGATTGGTCTGCTGTATGCGCTTCCCAACCTGTATGGTGAGGATCCGGCCGTTCAATTAACTGGCGTGCGCGGTGCCGCCGCCAGTGAACAAACGCTGATCCAGGTCGAAAACACCTTAAAACAAGAAAAAATTACCGCTAAGTCTGTGGCGCTGGAAGAGGGCGCTATTCTCGCTCGCTTCGACTCTACTGATACCCAGCTCCGCGCGCGTGAAGCGCTGATGAGCGTGCTGGGCGACAACTATGTCGTGGCGCTTAACCTTGCTCCCGCTACCCCACGCTGGATGTCGACTATCGGCGCAAATCCGATGAAACTCGGCCTTGACCTGCGCGGTGGCGTTCACTTCCTGATGGAAGTGGATATGGACACAGCGCTTGGCAAACTCCAGGAACAAAATATCGATGGCCTGCGCAGCGATCTGCGTGATAAGGGCATTGCCTACACTAACGTGCGCAAAGCGGACAATTACGGCGTAGACATTGTCTTCCGTGACGCTGGCTCGCGCGACTCTGCAAGAGATTATCTCTCTACTCGTCACCGTGACCTGGTGTTCTCGAACCAGGGAAGCAACACGCTGCGTGCCGTGATGAGCGATGCTCGCCTGAGCGAAGCGCGTGAATATGCGGTACAGCAGAACATCAATATCCTGCGTAACCGTGTTAACCAGCTTGGCGTAGCCGAACCGCTGGTTCAGCGTCAGGGTGCTGACCGTATCGTGGTTGAGCTGCCTGGTATTCAGGACACCGCTCGCGCAAAAGAAATCCTGGGTGCGACCGCTACGCTGGAATTCCGTCTGGTTAACACCAATGTGGATGCAAGTGCTGCAGCCTCTGGCCGTGTGCCGGGTGACTCCGAAGTGAAGCCGACTCGCGAAGGCCAGCCGGTTGTGCTGTACAAGCGCGTGATTCTGACCGGTGACCACATCACTGACTCCACCTCCAGCATGGATGAATACAACCAGCCACAGGTAAACATTTCCCTGGACAGCGCTGGCGGTAACATCATGTCTAACTTCACCAAAGACAACATCGGCAAGCCGATGGCGACCCTCTTTGTGGAGTACAAGGACAGCGGTAAGAAAGACGCCAATGGCCGTTCTGTACTGATGAAAGAAGAAGAAGTTATCAACGTGGCGAACATTCAGTCTCGCCTGGGTAACAGCTTCCGCATCACCGGTATCAGCAACCCGAATGAAGCTCGTCAGCTGTCTCTGCTGCTGCGTGCCGGGGCGCTGATTGCGCCAATTCAGATTGTTGAAGAGCGTACTATCGGTCCAACGCTGGGTCTGGAAAACATCAAGCAAGGCCTGGAAGCGTGTCTGGCAGGTCTGGTGGTGTCCATCATCTTCATGCTGTTCTTCTATAAGAAGTTTGGCCTGATCGCGACCACGGCGCTGCTGGCTAACCTGGTGCTGATTGTCGGGATTATGTCTCTGTTGCCGGGCGCAACGTTGACCATGCCGGGTATCGCGGGGATCGTCTTAACCCTTGCGGTTGCGGTGGACGCCAACGTCCTGATCAACGAGCGTATCAAAGAAGAGATCAGCAACGGGCGTACGGTCCAGCAGGCGATTGATGAAGGCTATAAAGGCGCGTTCAGCTCCATTTTCGACGCCAACATCACCACGCTTATCAAAGTTATCATCCTGTATGCCGTAGGCACCGGGGCAATCAAAGGCTTTGCTATCACCACCGGTATTGGTGTCGCAACCTCGATGTTTACCGCAATTGTCGGGACTCGTGCCATTGTGAACCTGTTGTACGGCGGCAAACGCATCAACAAGCTGTCTATCTGA
- a CDS encoding nucleoside-specific channel-forming protein Tsx, whose amino-acid sequence MKKIILAAGTVLALSSSFSASAEEAKNSEYLSDWWHQSVNVVGSYHTRFGPQLRNDTYLEYEAFAKKDWFDFYGYMDAPVFFGGNTQAKGIWNHGSPLFMEIEPRFSIDKLTGTDLSFGPFKEWYFANNYIYDMGRNATGRQSTWYMGLGTDIDTGLPMSLSLNVYAKYQWQNYKATNENEWDGYRFKVKYFVPITSLWGGNLSYIGFTNFDWGSDLGKDSDYGTNGLKQRTSNSIASSHILSLNYDHLHYSIVARYFHNGGQWNDGTQLNWMTETVRATGWGGYFVVGYNF is encoded by the coding sequence ATGAAAAAAATTATTCTGGCAGCCGGCACCGTTCTGGCGCTTTCCAGCTCTTTCTCTGCCAGCGCAGAAGAAGCAAAAAACAGCGAATACCTCTCCGACTGGTGGCACCAGAGCGTTAACGTTGTGGGCAGCTACCACACCCGTTTCGGGCCGCAGCTGCGCAACGATACCTACCTGGAATACGAAGCTTTCGCCAAAAAAGACTGGTTCGATTTCTACGGCTATATGGATGCGCCAGTCTTCTTCGGCGGTAACACCCAGGCGAAAGGCATCTGGAACCACGGTTCTCCACTGTTTATGGAAATCGAACCTCGCTTCTCCATTGATAAGCTGACCGGCACCGATCTGAGCTTTGGTCCGTTCAAAGAGTGGTACTTCGCCAACAACTACATTTACGACATGGGCCGTAACGCGACGGGTCGCCAAAGCACCTGGTACATGGGTCTGGGTACCGACATCGATACCGGCCTGCCAATGAGTTTGTCCCTGAACGTGTATGCCAAGTATCAGTGGCAGAACTATAAAGCGACCAACGAAAACGAGTGGGATGGCTACCGCTTCAAGGTGAAATACTTCGTGCCGATTACTTCCCTGTGGGGCGGTAACCTGAGCTATATCGGTTTCACCAACTTTGACTGGGGTTCAGATCTGGGCAAAGACAGCGACTACGGCACTAACGGTCTGAAGCAGCGTACCAGCAACTCCATCGCTTCCAGCCACATCCTGTCGCTGAACTACGATCACTTGCATTACTCAATCGTTGCCCGTTACTTCCATAACGGCGGCCAGTGGAACGACGGCACCCAGTTAAACTGGATGACTGAAACCGTTCGCGCAACCGGCTGGGGCGGCTACTTCGTTGTCGGTTACAACTTCTAA
- the acpH gene encoding ACP phosphodiesterase, with protein sequence MNFLAHLHLAHLAQSSLLGNLLADFVRGSPDDSFSPEVVAGIYMHRRVDALTDGLPEVALARGWFGPKTRRVSPISLDVMWDHFLSRHWDKVCPDIELEDFVAYARGQIEPWLADTPPRFINLNNYLWRERWLERYREMSFIANVLNGMASRRPKLDALRDSWHDLDAHYDQLEELFWQFYPRMMAMAEQKSL encoded by the coding sequence ATGAATTTTCTCGCCCACCTGCATCTTGCCCATCTGGCCCAAAGTTCCCTGCTGGGAAATTTGCTGGCGGATTTCGTGCGCGGCAGCCCGGACGACAGCTTTTCGCCCGAGGTCGTGGCCGGCATTTATATGCATCGCCGGGTGGACGCCCTCACGGACGGCCTGCCGGAGGTCGCTCTGGCCCGAGGCTGGTTCGGCCCCAAAACGCGGCGCGTTTCGCCTATTTCGCTGGACGTTATGTGGGACCACTTCCTGTCACGCCACTGGGATAAGGTCTGCCCGGATATCGAGCTTGAGGATTTTGTCGCCTATGCACGCGGGCAAATTGAGCCCTGGCTTGCCGACACGCCGCCGCGTTTCATTAACCTCAATAACTATTTATGGCGTGAACGCTGGCTGGAGCGTTACCGGGAAATGAGCTTTATTGCTAATGTTCTCAACGGGATGGCAAGCCGTAGACCAAAGCTCGACGCATTGCGAGACTCCTGGCACGATCTCGATGCCCATTATGACCAACTGGAGGAACTGTTCTGGCAGTTCTATCCGCGCATGATGGCGATGGCGGAACAAAAAAGTTTGTGA
- the secF gene encoding protein translocase subunit SecF, whose product MAQEYTVEQLNHGRKVHDFMRWDYWAFSISGILLILSVVIIGVKGFNWGLDFTGGTVIEIGLEKPADLDAMRASLQKAGFEEPLVQNFGSSRDIMVRMPPAKGETGGQVLGSKVVSVINEATNQNAAVKRIEFVGPSVGADLAQNGAMALLVALISILVYVGFRFEWRLAAGVVISLVHDVIITMGVLSLFHIEIDLTIVASLMSVIGYSLNDSIVVSDRIRENFRKIRRGTPYEIFNVSLTQTLHRTLITSGTTLVVILMLYLFGGALLKGFSLTMLIGVSVGTASSIYVASALALKLGMKREHMLQQKVEKEGADQPSILP is encoded by the coding sequence GTGGCACAGGAATATACTGTTGAACAATTGAACCACGGCCGTAAAGTCCACGACTTTATGCGCTGGGATTACTGGGCCTTTAGCATCTCCGGTATCCTGCTGATCCTTTCCGTCGTGATTATCGGCGTGAAAGGCTTCAACTGGGGTCTGGATTTTACGGGCGGAACGGTAATCGAAATCGGGCTGGAAAAACCGGCCGATCTTGATGCGATGCGTGCTTCCCTGCAGAAAGCGGGCTTTGAAGAGCCGCTGGTGCAGAACTTTGGCAGCAGTCGCGACATCATGGTGCGCATGCCGCCTGCCAAAGGTGAAACCGGCGGTCAGGTGCTGGGCAGCAAGGTTGTGAGCGTGATTAACGAAGCAACCAACCAGAATGCCGCGGTGAAACGTATTGAGTTTGTTGGCCCGAGCGTCGGTGCCGATTTGGCTCAAAACGGTGCGATGGCGCTGCTGGTAGCGCTGATTTCCATCCTGGTTTACGTCGGCTTCCGCTTTGAGTGGCGCCTGGCAGCCGGTGTGGTTATCTCGCTTGTGCACGACGTGATTATCACGATGGGCGTGCTGTCGCTGTTCCACATCGAGATTGACCTGACTATCGTTGCGTCACTGATGTCGGTTATCGGTTACTCGCTGAACGACAGCATCGTGGTCTCGGACCGTATTCGTGAAAACTTCCGCAAAATTCGTCGCGGGACGCCTTACGAAATCTTTAACGTCTCCCTGACCCAGACGCTGCACCGTACCTTGATCACTTCAGGCACCACCTTAGTGGTTATCCTGATGCTGTATCTGTTCGGTGGGGCGCTGCTGAAAGGCTTCTCCCTGACGATGCTTATCGGCGTGAGCGTCGGTACGGCTTCTTCTATCTACGTCGCCTCTGCGCTGGCGTTGAAGCTGGGCATGAAGCGCGAGCACATGCTGCAGCAGAAGGTAGAGAAAGAAGGGGCGGATCAGCCGTCCATTCTGCCGTAA
- a CDS encoding peroxiredoxin C — MVLVTRPAPDFTAAAVLGNGEIVENFNFKKHTNGKATVVFFWPMDFTFVCPSELIAFDKRYEEFQKRGVEVVGVSFDSEFVHNAWRKTPVDKGGIGEVKYAMVADIKREIQKAYGIEHPEAGVALRGSFLIDKAGIVRHQVVNDLPLGRNIDEMLRMVDALQFHEEHGEVCPAQWEKGKEGMNASPDGVAKYLSENVAKL; from the coding sequence ATGGTCCTGGTTACTCGTCCAGCCCCTGACTTTACCGCTGCTGCCGTTCTGGGCAATGGCGAAATCGTTGAAAACTTCAACTTCAAAAAACACACCAACGGTAAAGCTACCGTGGTCTTCTTCTGGCCGATGGACTTCACCTTCGTGTGCCCGTCTGAACTGATCGCGTTCGACAAGCGTTACGAAGAATTCCAGAAGCGCGGCGTAGAAGTCGTTGGTGTATCTTTTGACTCCGAGTTCGTACACAACGCATGGCGTAAAACCCCGGTTGATAAAGGCGGCATCGGTGAAGTGAAATACGCGATGGTGGCTGACATCAAACGTGAAATTCAGAAAGCCTACGGTATTGAACATCCGGAAGCTGGCGTTGCACTGCGCGGCTCCTTCCTGATCGACAAAGCCGGTATCGTTCGCCACCAGGTGGTTAACGACCTGCCGCTGGGCCGTAACATCGACGAAATGCTGCGTATGGTTGACGCGCTGCAGTTCCACGAAGAGCACGGCGAAGTGTGCCCGGCTCAGTGGGAAAAAGGGAAAGAAGGCATGAACGCGTCTCCGGACGGCGTGGCCAAGTACCTGAGCGAGAACGTTGCTAAGCTGTAA
- the yajC gene encoding preprotein translocase subunit YajC: protein MSFFISDAVASAGAAPGQSQWTLIPMLVVFGLIFYFMILRPQQKRTKEHKKLMDSIAKGDEVLTNGGLVGRVTKVAETGYVVIALNDTTEVVIKRDFVAAVLPKGTMKAL, encoded by the coding sequence ATGAGCTTTTTCATTTCTGATGCTGTCGCTTCTGCGGGTGCTGCTCCAGGACAGAGTCAATGGACTTTGATTCCAATGTTGGTGGTCTTCGGCCTGATTTTCTATTTTATGATCCTGCGTCCGCAGCAAAAGCGTACCAAAGAGCATAAAAAACTGATGGACTCTATCGCTAAAGGCGATGAAGTGCTGACCAACGGTGGCCTGGTTGGCCGCGTGACCAAAGTAGCTGAAACAGGCTATGTTGTTATCGCGCTGAACGACACTACCGAAGTGGTTATTAAGCGTGATTTCGTAGCTGCCGTTCTGCCGAAAGGCACCATGAAGGCGCTGTAA
- the queA gene encoding tRNA preQ1(34) S-adenosylmethionine ribosyltransferase-isomerase QueA, with protein MRVADFSFELPESLIAHYPQAERSSCRLLSLDGPTGALTHGTFTDLLDKLNPGDLLVFNNTRVIPARLFGRKASGGKIEVLVERMLDDKRILAHIRASKAPKPGAELLLGDDESVHATMVARHDALFEVEFNDERAVLDILNSIGHMPLPPYIDRPDEEADRELYQTVYSQKPGAVAAPTAGLHFDEPLLEKLRNKGIDMAFVTLHVGAGTFQPVRVDSIEDHIMHSEYAEVPQDVVDAVLACKARGNRVIAVGTTSVRSLESAAQASKNDPIEPFFGDTQIFIYPGYQYKVVDALVTNFHLPESTLIMLVSAFAGYKNTMHAYHEAVKAEYRFFSYGDAMFITCNPQAINERPGE; from the coding sequence ATGCGCGTTGCTGATTTTTCCTTTGAACTGCCTGAATCCCTGATTGCTCATTATCCGCAAGCCGAGCGCAGCAGCTGTCGTTTGCTGTCTCTGGACGGGCCGACGGGCGCGCTGACGCATGGCACTTTCACCGATTTACTCGACAAGCTCAACCCCGGTGACCTGCTGGTGTTCAATAACACCCGCGTTATCCCGGCCCGCCTGTTTGGCCGTAAAGCCAGCGGCGGTAAGATTGAAGTGCTGGTCGAGCGCATGCTGGATGATAAACGCATTCTGGCACATATTCGCGCTTCTAAAGCGCCAAAACCCGGCGCTGAACTGCTGCTGGGCGATGATGAAAGCGTACACGCCACCATGGTTGCGCGCCACGATGCGCTGTTTGAAGTCGAGTTTAACGACGAGCGTGCGGTGCTGGATATTTTGAATAGTATCGGCCATATGCCGCTGCCGCCGTATATCGACCGCCCTGATGAAGAGGCAGACCGCGAGCTTTATCAAACGGTTTATAGCCAGAAGCCGGGTGCCGTTGCTGCGCCGACGGCGGGCCTGCACTTTGACGAGCCGCTGCTGGAAAAACTGCGTAATAAAGGCATAGATATGGCGTTCGTCACGCTGCACGTTGGCGCGGGGACGTTCCAGCCGGTGCGCGTGGACAGCATTGAAGACCATATTATGCACTCTGAGTATGCCGAAGTGCCTCAGGATGTTGTGGACGCGGTGCTGGCCTGCAAAGCACGCGGTAACCGCGTTATTGCCGTAGGGACGACGTCGGTACGTTCTCTGGAAAGCGCCGCTCAGGCGTCTAAAAACGATCCGATCGAGCCGTTCTTCGGCGATACCCAAATCTTTATCTATCCGGGCTATCAGTACAAAGTTGTCGACGCGCTGGTGACGAATTTCCACCTGCCAGAGTCTACGCTGATTATGCTGGTCTCCGCGTTTGCCGGATACAAAAACACAATGCACGCCTACCACGAGGCGGTGAAGGCAGAATACCGCTTCTTTAGCTACGGCGATGCGATGTTTATTACCTGCAATCCGCAGGCGATTAACGAACGCCCCGGGGAGTGA
- the proY gene encoding proline-specific permease ProY — MENTNKLKRGLSTRHIRFMALGSAIGTGLFYGSADAIKMAGPSVLLAYIIGGVAAYIIMRALGEMSVHNPAASSFSRYAQDYLGPLAGYITGWTYCFEILIVAIADVTAFGIYMGIWFPAVPHWVWVLSVVLIISAINLMSVKVFGELEFWFSFFKVATIIIMIIAGIGIIVWGIGNGGQATGIHNLWSNGGFFSNGWLGMIMSLQMVMFAYGGIEIIGITAGEAKDPQKSIPRAINSVPLRILVFYVGTLFVIMSIYPWNQVGTEGSPFVMTFQHMGITAAAGILNFVVITASLSAINSDVFGVGRMLHGMAEQGSAPKVFAKTSRNGIPWVTVVVMACALLLAVYLNYIMPDNVFLVIASLATFATVWVWIMILLSQIAFRRRLSPEEAKALKFPIPGGVATTVVGLVFLVFIIALIGYHPETRISLYVGCGWIVLLLIGWLVKRRVNAQ, encoded by the coding sequence ATGGAAAACACCAACAAGCTCAAGCGCGGTTTGAGCACCCGGCACATTCGATTTATGGCGCTGGGGTCGGCGATTGGAACAGGGCTGTTTTACGGTTCGGCGGACGCCATCAAAATGGCGGGGCCGAGCGTGCTGCTGGCGTATATTATCGGCGGCGTGGCGGCCTACATCATCATGCGCGCGCTGGGCGAAATGTCGGTGCACAACCCTGCGGCCAGCTCGTTTTCACGTTATGCCCAGGACTACCTGGGGCCACTGGCAGGTTATATCACCGGCTGGACCTACTGCTTTGAAATATTGATTGTTGCCATCGCCGACGTGACCGCCTTTGGGATCTATATGGGCATCTGGTTCCCGGCGGTGCCGCACTGGGTCTGGGTGCTGAGCGTGGTGCTTATTATCAGCGCCATCAACCTGATGAGCGTGAAGGTATTCGGCGAGCTGGAGTTCTGGTTCTCGTTCTTCAAGGTGGCCACCATCATCATCATGATTATTGCCGGGATCGGCATTATCGTTTGGGGGATTGGCAACGGCGGCCAGGCGACCGGTATCCATAACCTGTGGAGCAACGGCGGCTTCTTCAGCAACGGCTGGCTCGGGATGATAATGTCGCTGCAGATGGTGATGTTTGCCTACGGCGGGATTGAGATTATCGGCATCACGGCAGGCGAAGCGAAAGATCCGCAGAAGTCTATTCCGCGCGCCATCAACTCCGTCCCGCTGCGTATTCTGGTGTTTTATGTGGGCACGCTGTTCGTCATCATGTCCATCTATCCGTGGAACCAGGTGGGCACCGAAGGCAGCCCGTTTGTGATGACCTTCCAGCATATGGGCATTACCGCCGCGGCCGGTATTCTGAATTTTGTGGTTATCACCGCTTCTCTTTCGGCGATTAACAGCGATGTGTTCGGTGTGGGCCGCATGCTGCACGGCATGGCCGAGCAGGGCAGCGCGCCTAAAGTGTTCGCCAAAACCTCTCGCAACGGTATTCCGTGGGTCACCGTCGTGGTGATGGCCTGTGCGCTGCTGCTGGCGGTTTACCTGAACTACATCATGCCGGATAACGTCTTCCTGGTGATTGCTTCCCTGGCGACCTTTGCCACCGTGTGGGTGTGGATAATGATCCTGCTGTCGCAAATTGCCTTCCGCCGCCGCCTGTCGCCGGAAGAGGCGAAAGCGCTGAAGTTCCCTATTCCCGGCGGCGTTGCAACCACGGTTGTTGGCCTGGTGTTCCTGGTGTTTATCATCGCGCTGATTGGCTACCATCCGGAAACCCGTATTTCGCTGTACGTGGGCTGCGGCTGGATTGTGCTGCTGCTTATCGGCTGGCTTGTTAAGCGCCGGGTGAACGCGCAGTAA
- the tgt gene encoding tRNA guanosine(34) transglycosylase Tgt produces the protein MKFELDTTDGRARRGRLVFERGTVETPAFMPVGTYGTVKGMTPEEVEATGAQIILGNTFHLWLRPGQEIMKLHGDLHDFMQWKGPILTDSGGFQVFSLGDIRKITEAGVHFRNPINGDPIFLDPEKSMEIQYDLGSDIVMIFDECTPYPADWDYAKRSMEMSLRWAQRSRDRFDSLENKNALFGIIQGSVYEDLRDISVKGLVEIGFDGYAVGGLAVGEPKEDMHRILEHVCPQIPADKPRYLMGVGKPEDLVEGVRRGIDMFDCVMPTRNARNGHLFVTDGVVKIRNAKHKDDTAPLDAECDCYTCRNYSRAYLHHLDRCNEILGARLNTIHNLRYYQRLMAGLRKAIEEGKLEHFVTDFYERTGKPVPPLNVD, from the coding sequence GTGAAATTTGAATTAGATACCACAGACGGCCGCGCACGCCGCGGTCGCCTGGTTTTTGAGCGTGGCACCGTCGAAACCCCGGCCTTCATGCCGGTGGGTACTTACGGCACCGTAAAAGGGATGACGCCGGAAGAAGTTGAAGCCACGGGCGCGCAGATTATCCTGGGCAACACCTTCCATTTATGGCTGCGTCCAGGCCAGGAAATCATGAAGCTGCACGGCGACCTGCATGATTTTATGCAGTGGAAAGGCCCAATCCTGACGGACTCCGGTGGTTTCCAGGTGTTCAGCCTGGGCGACATCCGTAAGATAACCGAGGCGGGCGTTCACTTCCGTAACCCGATCAACGGCGATCCGATTTTCCTCGATCCTGAAAAATCCATGGAAATTCAGTACGATCTCGGATCTGATATCGTGATGATCTTCGACGAATGTACGCCTTACCCGGCGGACTGGGATTACGCGAAGCGCTCCATGGAGATGTCCCTGCGCTGGGCCCAGCGTAGCCGCGATCGCTTTGATTCTCTTGAGAATAAAAATGCGCTGTTCGGCATTATTCAGGGCAGCGTTTACGAAGATTTACGAGATATCTCGGTAAAAGGTCTGGTAGAGATTGGCTTTGATGGCTACGCTGTCGGCGGCCTGGCGGTAGGAGAGCCGAAGGAAGACATGCACCGTATTCTGGAGCACGTCTGCCCGCAAATTCCTGCCGACAAACCACGTTACCTGATGGGCGTAGGTAAACCGGAAGACCTGGTTGAAGGGGTACGCCGCGGTATCGATATGTTCGACTGCGTCATGCCAACTCGTAATGCGCGTAACGGTCACCTGTTTGTTACCGATGGCGTGGTGAAAATCCGCAATGCTAAGCATAAAGATGACACCGCACCGCTGGATGCAGAGTGTGATTGCTATACGTGTCGCAATTATTCACGTGCTTACTTGCATCATCTTGACCGTTGCAACGAAATACTGGGCGCGCGTCTCAATACCATTCATAACCTGCGCTATTACCAGCGTTTAATGGCTGGTTTACGCAAGGCCATTGAAGAGGGTAAATTAGAGCACTTCGTGACGGATTTTTACGAGCGGACAGGTAAGCCGGTTCCACCTTTGAACGTTGATTAA